The following proteins are encoded in a genomic region of Oryzias latipes chromosome 17, ASM223467v1:
- the LOC101158138 gene encoding roquin-1 isoform X4, which translates to MPVQAPQWTEFLLCPICTQTFEETVRRPISLGCGHTVCKMCLNKLHRKACPFDQTVISTDIEQLPVNTALLQLVGGQIPKAQPVALITSPEDSQNYEVARQCVEELALYLKPLSNSRGVGLSSTAQSILSRPMQRKLVTLVHCQLVEEEGRVRAMRAARSLGERTVTELILQHQNPQQLSSNLWAAVRARGCQFLGPAMQEEALKLVLLALEDGSALSRKVLVLFVVQRLEPRFPQASKTSIGHVVQLLYRASCFKVTKRDEDSSLMQLKEEFRTYEALRREHDSQIVQIAMEGGLRIAPDQWSSLLYGDQSHKSHMQSIIDKLQTPASFAQSVQELTIALQRTGDPANLNRLRPHLELLANIDPSPDAPPPTWEQLEKGLVAVKTVVHGLVDFIQNHSKKGADPQQPPQHSKYKTYMCRDMKQKGGCPRGASCTFAHSQEELEKYRKMNKRLAARSGGLMSDEGIPLEAGVTRKPSPLTNGTGTPNLPQLIPRGTDNVPYKTLSDPLKMDGRSSNAPGSPPDALGHGPKSHMPIPPHAMGHPRMPADHLPTVKHMPVVARGSPVYPQRHPDMCYDTRPPPASQYEPPHYPPSYPYQPSPQYVHGEFMRNPPPPNESGLPYQDPYANYNHQEHNYQPPHSSQHFPYPHPHYDRNHPGSYSRPPQPPQPYPSQRDDHVRIQSPAPLDVAPPTGGQSGSVYHQETNARDRYPPDGYYAPGAQPPPMRPFVKPSQPSLDYLHQRRRELISQLEERKVISPPPFAPSPTLSHTFPSDYPTERLHDDGSKPMMKFREPDYAGQYSPWSCETIGSYIGTKDAKPKDVMVTVAMDMMNVDAKGSRDLTLDVPRRGTEVKDDDPIIPFGPQPTVSRFGAISRTSKTGYQTNFPVQTMASTPQNPSSKHMAMSAEYSYGSHGTWSGPSYPPQQTTSSQGHFSDRLAPDREQLKIELQQVNQQINQQTQLHNMEREANAQSSQGQAAMPSQQQQPKWPAGGASAAAVSSEQLSMELHQVEREIGKRTREMAMQENQVSHDVQQYKMKPAENGQPEHKTQLEEISLALGEVSNGSSNLQESAMGGSMLSLANKTSALSLCSDPDAAGSEMQKNGVHSCS; encoded by the exons ATGCCAGTTCAAGCACCACAATGGACAGAGTTCTTGCTGTGCCCAATCTGCACACAAACATTTGAGGAGACTGTCCGTAGGCCGATCAGCTTGGGCTGTGGACACACTGTCTGCAAGATGTGCCTGAACAAGCTGCACCGAAAGGCCTGTCCCTTTGACCAGACAGTTATCAGCACAGACATTGAGCAGCTACCTGTGAACACAGCGCTGTTACAGCTGGTGGGAGGCCAG ATTCCAAAGGCTCAGCCAGTTGCCTTGATTACCAGTCCAGAAGACTCACAGAATTATGAGGTGGCCAGGCAGTGTGTAGAGGAACTGGCCCTTTATCTCAAACCCCTCAGTAACAGCCGAG GTGTGGGTCTGAGCAGTACAGCCCAAAGCATTCTGAGTCGACCCATGCAGAGGAAATTGGTAACTCTAGTCCACTGCCAGCTGGTGGAGGAAGAGGGCCGCGTCAGAGCCATGAGAGCTGCCCGCTCCCTGGGTGAACGAACTGTCACTGAACTCATCTTGCAGCACCAGAATCCACAGCAACTCTCTTCCAACCTTTGGGCAGCTGTTCGTGCTCGGGGATGTCAGTTCTTAGGTCcag CAATGCAAGAGGAAGCTCTTAAGTTGGTCCTCCTTGCTTTAGAAGACGGTTCTGCTTTGTCCAGGAAAGTGTTGGTTCTGTTTGTGGTCCAGAGGCTGGAGCCTCGCTTCCCTCAGGCCTCTAAAACTAGCATAGGCCACGTGGTACAGCTCCTTTACAGGGCTTCCTGCTTTAAG GTCACCAAACGTGATGAAGATTCATCTTTGATGCAGCTGAAAGAAGAGTTTCGTACTTACGAGGCTCTAAGACGTGAGCACGACTCTCAGATCGTACAGATTGCCATGGAAGGTGGATTACGCATAGCACCTGACCAGTGGTCTTCTCTGTTATATGGAGATCAATCTCACAAGTCTCACATGCAGTCTATAATAGATAAG CTGCAGACCCCAGCATCTTTTGCCCAAAGTGTCCAGGAGTTGACAATTGCACTGCAGAGGACCGGAGACCCAGCCAACCTGAACAGGCTGCGGCCCCACTTGGAACTGCTGGCAAACATCGACCCCAGCCCGG atgctcCTCCTCCTACGTGGGAGCAGCTAGAGAAAGGGCTTGTAGCAGTGAAAACAGTGGTACACGGGCTAGTTGACTTTATCCAGAACCACAGCAAGAAGGGAGCTGACCCTCAACAG CCTCCTCAGCATAGCAAATACAAGACATACATGTGTCGTGACATGAAGCAGAAGGGAGGCTGTCCTCGTGGAGCCAGCTGTACCTTTGCTCATTCTCAGGAAGAACTGGAGAA GTATCGTAAAATGAATAAGCGTCTGGCAGCCCGGTCAGGTGGGCTTATGTCAGACGAGGGGATTCCTCTCGAAGCAGGAGTGACTCGGAAGCCCTCCCCCCTCACCAATGGCACTGGGACACCAAATCTACCCCAACTTATTCCTCGTGGCACCGACAATGTCCCATATAAGACTCTGTCTGATCCCCtcaagatggatggaagaagtTCAAATGCCCCTGGATCACCACCAGATGC CCTGGGCCATGGACCGAAAAGTCACATGCCGATCCCACCTCACGCAATGGGCCACCCACGGATGCCTGCAGATCACCTCCCAACGGTAAAGCATATGCCTGTGGTAGCCAGAGGTTCGCCGGTGTATCCTCAGCGACATCCTGACATGTGCTATGACACTCGTCCACCACCTGCCTCTCAGTATGAGCCCCCTCATTACCCCCCAA GTTACCCATACCAACCTTCACCACAGTATGTTCATGGGGAGTTCATGCGTAACCCGCCTCCCCCGAATGAGTCAGGACTGCCTTACCAAGACCCTTATGCTAACTACAACCACCAAGAGCATAACTATCAGCCCCCTCACTCCAGCCAGCATTTCCCATATCCCCACCCTCACTATGACAGAAATCACCCCGGTTCCTACAGCCGCCCACCACAGCCCCCACAGCCTTATCCGTCTCAGAGGGATGACCATGTCCGAATCCAGAGTCCAGCACCTCTAGACGTCGCCCCACCCACAGGAGGACAGTCCGGCTCCGTCTACCACCAAGAGACAAATGCCCGCGATCGCTACCCACCAGATGGCTACTATGCACCAGGAGCCCAGCCTCCCCCAATGAGGCCTTTTGTCAAG CCGTCACAGCCCAGCCTTGACTACCTGCATCAACGTCGGCGGGAGCTGATATCACAGCTTGAGGAAAGGAAAGTCATCTCCCCACCGCCATTCGCCCCCTCGCCCACTCTTTCCCACACCTTTCCCAGTGATTACCCCACAGAG CGTTTGCATGATGATGGCTCCAAACCGATGATGAAATTCAGAGAGCCTGACTATGCGGGCCAGTACTCCCCTTGGTCTTGTGAGACTATAGGCTCATATATTGGTACAAAGGATGCCAAACCCAAAGATGTTATGGTTACTGTTGCCATGGACATGATG AATGTGGACGCAAAAGGTTCTAGAGATCTAACATTGGACGTTCCACGGAGGGGCACAGAAGTAAAGGATGACGACCCTATTATCCCGTTTGGACCCCAGCCCACTGTGTCGCGCTTTGGCGCCATCTCTCGCACTTCAAAGACAGGTTACCAGACCAATTTCCCTGTGCAGACTATGGCCTCCACCCCGCAGAATCCCAGCTCTAAACACATGGCTATGTCAG CAGAATATTCATATGGGAGTCATGGCACATGGAGTGGGCCGTCATACCCTCCTCAGCAAACCACCTCCTCTCAGGGACATTTCAGTGACCG CCTTGCCCCTGACAGAGAACAGTTAAAGATTGAGCTTCAGCAGGTTAACCAGCAAATCAACCAACAGACTCAGTTGCACAATATGGAG AGAGAAGCTAATGCACAGTCCAGCCAGGGCCAGGCAGCAATGCCCTCACAACAGCAACAGCCCAAGTGGCCAGCAGGTGGTGCTAGTGCAGCAGCCGTTTCCAGTGAGCAACTCAGCATGGAGCTCCACCAGGTGGAGAGAGAAATTGGCAAGAGAACCCGTGAGATGGCTATG CAGGAAAACCAAGTAAGCCATGATGTTCAACAGTACAAGATGAAGCCTGCAGAGAATGGACAACCAGAGCACAAGACTCAGCTGGAAGAAATTTCCCTGGCGCTTGG CGAGGTGTCCAATGGTTCCAGCAATTTGCAGGAAAGTGCAATGGGCGGGTCCATGCTGTCACTGGCAAACAAGACTTCTGCTTTGAGCCTGTGTTCTGATCCAGATGCCGCTGGttcagaaatgcagaaaaatggtGTCCATTCATGCTCTTAA
- the LOC101158138 gene encoding roquin-1 isoform X3 has translation MPVQAPQWTEFLLCPICTQTFEETVRRPISLGCGHTVCKMCLNKLHRKACPFDQTVISTDIEQLPVNTALLQLVGGQIPKAQPVALITSPEDSQNYEVARQCVEELALYLKPLSNSRGVGLSSTAQSILSRPMQRKLVTLVHCQLVEEEGRVRAMRAARSLGERTVTELILQHQNPQQLSSNLWAAVRARGCQFLGPAMQEEALKLVLLALEDGSALSRKVLVLFVVQRLEPRFPQASKTSIGHVVQLLYRASCFKVTKRDEDSSLMQLKEEFRTYEALRREHDSQIVQIAMEGGLRIAPDQWSSLLYGDQSHKSHMQSIIDKLQTPASFAQSVQELTIALQRTGDPANLNRLRPHLELLANIDPSPDAPPPTWEQLEKGLVAVKTVVHGLVDFIQNHSKKGADPQQPPQHSKYKTYMCRDMKQKGGCPRGASCTFAHSQEELEKYRKMNKRLAARSGGLMSDEGIPLEAGVTRKPSPLTNGTGTPNLPQLIPRGTDNVPYKTLSDPLKMDGRSSNAPGSPPDALGHGPKSHMPIPPHAMGHPRMPADHLPTVKHMPVVARGSPVYPQRHPDMCYDTRPPPASQYEPPHYPPSYPYQPSPQYVHGEFMRNPPPPNESGLPYQDPYANYNHQEHNYQPPHSSQHFPYPHPHYDRNHPGSYSRPPQPPQPYPSQRDDHVRIQSPAPLDVAPPTGGQSGSVYHQETNARDRYPPDGYYAPGAQPPPMRPFVKPSQPSLDYLHQRRRELISQLEERKVISPPPFAPSPTLSHTFPSDYPTERLHDDGSKPMMKFREPDYAGQYSPWSCETIGSYIGTKDAKPKDVMVTVAMDMMNVDAKGSRDLTLDVPRRGTEVKDDDPIIPFGPQPTVSRFGAISRTSKTGYQTNFPVQTMASTPQNPSSKHMAMSAEYSYGSHGTWSGPSYPPQQTTSSQGHFSDRLAPDREQLKIELQQVNQQINQQTQLHNMEAASNSLLLQREANAQSSQGQAAMPSQQQQPKWPAGGASAAAVSSEQLSMELHQVEREIGKRTREMAMENQVSHDVQQYKMKPAENGQPEHKTQLEEISLALGEVSNGSSNLQESAMGGSMLSLANKTSALSLCSDPDAAGSEMQKNGVHSCS, from the exons ATGCCAGTTCAAGCACCACAATGGACAGAGTTCTTGCTGTGCCCAATCTGCACACAAACATTTGAGGAGACTGTCCGTAGGCCGATCAGCTTGGGCTGTGGACACACTGTCTGCAAGATGTGCCTGAACAAGCTGCACCGAAAGGCCTGTCCCTTTGACCAGACAGTTATCAGCACAGACATTGAGCAGCTACCTGTGAACACAGCGCTGTTACAGCTGGTGGGAGGCCAG ATTCCAAAGGCTCAGCCAGTTGCCTTGATTACCAGTCCAGAAGACTCACAGAATTATGAGGTGGCCAGGCAGTGTGTAGAGGAACTGGCCCTTTATCTCAAACCCCTCAGTAACAGCCGAG GTGTGGGTCTGAGCAGTACAGCCCAAAGCATTCTGAGTCGACCCATGCAGAGGAAATTGGTAACTCTAGTCCACTGCCAGCTGGTGGAGGAAGAGGGCCGCGTCAGAGCCATGAGAGCTGCCCGCTCCCTGGGTGAACGAACTGTCACTGAACTCATCTTGCAGCACCAGAATCCACAGCAACTCTCTTCCAACCTTTGGGCAGCTGTTCGTGCTCGGGGATGTCAGTTCTTAGGTCcag CAATGCAAGAGGAAGCTCTTAAGTTGGTCCTCCTTGCTTTAGAAGACGGTTCTGCTTTGTCCAGGAAAGTGTTGGTTCTGTTTGTGGTCCAGAGGCTGGAGCCTCGCTTCCCTCAGGCCTCTAAAACTAGCATAGGCCACGTGGTACAGCTCCTTTACAGGGCTTCCTGCTTTAAG GTCACCAAACGTGATGAAGATTCATCTTTGATGCAGCTGAAAGAAGAGTTTCGTACTTACGAGGCTCTAAGACGTGAGCACGACTCTCAGATCGTACAGATTGCCATGGAAGGTGGATTACGCATAGCACCTGACCAGTGGTCTTCTCTGTTATATGGAGATCAATCTCACAAGTCTCACATGCAGTCTATAATAGATAAG CTGCAGACCCCAGCATCTTTTGCCCAAAGTGTCCAGGAGTTGACAATTGCACTGCAGAGGACCGGAGACCCAGCCAACCTGAACAGGCTGCGGCCCCACTTGGAACTGCTGGCAAACATCGACCCCAGCCCGG atgctcCTCCTCCTACGTGGGAGCAGCTAGAGAAAGGGCTTGTAGCAGTGAAAACAGTGGTACACGGGCTAGTTGACTTTATCCAGAACCACAGCAAGAAGGGAGCTGACCCTCAACAG CCTCCTCAGCATAGCAAATACAAGACATACATGTGTCGTGACATGAAGCAGAAGGGAGGCTGTCCTCGTGGAGCCAGCTGTACCTTTGCTCATTCTCAGGAAGAACTGGAGAA GTATCGTAAAATGAATAAGCGTCTGGCAGCCCGGTCAGGTGGGCTTATGTCAGACGAGGGGATTCCTCTCGAAGCAGGAGTGACTCGGAAGCCCTCCCCCCTCACCAATGGCACTGGGACACCAAATCTACCCCAACTTATTCCTCGTGGCACCGACAATGTCCCATATAAGACTCTGTCTGATCCCCtcaagatggatggaagaagtTCAAATGCCCCTGGATCACCACCAGATGC CCTGGGCCATGGACCGAAAAGTCACATGCCGATCCCACCTCACGCAATGGGCCACCCACGGATGCCTGCAGATCACCTCCCAACGGTAAAGCATATGCCTGTGGTAGCCAGAGGTTCGCCGGTGTATCCTCAGCGACATCCTGACATGTGCTATGACACTCGTCCACCACCTGCCTCTCAGTATGAGCCCCCTCATTACCCCCCAA GTTACCCATACCAACCTTCACCACAGTATGTTCATGGGGAGTTCATGCGTAACCCGCCTCCCCCGAATGAGTCAGGACTGCCTTACCAAGACCCTTATGCTAACTACAACCACCAAGAGCATAACTATCAGCCCCCTCACTCCAGCCAGCATTTCCCATATCCCCACCCTCACTATGACAGAAATCACCCCGGTTCCTACAGCCGCCCACCACAGCCCCCACAGCCTTATCCGTCTCAGAGGGATGACCATGTCCGAATCCAGAGTCCAGCACCTCTAGACGTCGCCCCACCCACAGGAGGACAGTCCGGCTCCGTCTACCACCAAGAGACAAATGCCCGCGATCGCTACCCACCAGATGGCTACTATGCACCAGGAGCCCAGCCTCCCCCAATGAGGCCTTTTGTCAAG CCGTCACAGCCCAGCCTTGACTACCTGCATCAACGTCGGCGGGAGCTGATATCACAGCTTGAGGAAAGGAAAGTCATCTCCCCACCGCCATTCGCCCCCTCGCCCACTCTTTCCCACACCTTTCCCAGTGATTACCCCACAGAG CGTTTGCATGATGATGGCTCCAAACCGATGATGAAATTCAGAGAGCCTGACTATGCGGGCCAGTACTCCCCTTGGTCTTGTGAGACTATAGGCTCATATATTGGTACAAAGGATGCCAAACCCAAAGATGTTATGGTTACTGTTGCCATGGACATGATG AATGTGGACGCAAAAGGTTCTAGAGATCTAACATTGGACGTTCCACGGAGGGGCACAGAAGTAAAGGATGACGACCCTATTATCCCGTTTGGACCCCAGCCCACTGTGTCGCGCTTTGGCGCCATCTCTCGCACTTCAAAGACAGGTTACCAGACCAATTTCCCTGTGCAGACTATGGCCTCCACCCCGCAGAATCCCAGCTCTAAACACATGGCTATGTCAG CAGAATATTCATATGGGAGTCATGGCACATGGAGTGGGCCGTCATACCCTCCTCAGCAAACCACCTCCTCTCAGGGACATTTCAGTGACCG CCTTGCCCCTGACAGAGAACAGTTAAAGATTGAGCTTCAGCAGGTTAACCAGCAAATCAACCAACAGACTCAGTTGCACAATATGGAG GCTGCTAGTAACTCTCTACTCCTGCAGAGAGAAGCTAATGCACAGTCCAGCCAGGGCCAGGCAGCAATGCCCTCACAACAGCAACAGCCCAAGTGGCCAGCAGGTGGTGCTAGTGCAGCAGCCGTTTCCAGTGAGCAACTCAGCATGGAGCTCCACCAGGTGGAGAGAGAAATTGGCAAGAGAACCCGTGAGATGGCTATG GAAAACCAAGTAAGCCATGATGTTCAACAGTACAAGATGAAGCCTGCAGAGAATGGACAACCAGAGCACAAGACTCAGCTGGAAGAAATTTCCCTGGCGCTTGG CGAGGTGTCCAATGGTTCCAGCAATTTGCAGGAAAGTGCAATGGGCGGGTCCATGCTGTCACTGGCAAACAAGACTTCTGCTTTGAGCCTGTGTTCTGATCCAGATGCCGCTGGttcagaaatgcagaaaaatggtGTCCATTCATGCTCTTAA